TTCTGAAATCAATTAGGCCGAGAATGCCAAATCAAGTTCACGGGAACACGCCATGCGTGTATGTATATAATTTACGTGATAAAGGAAGTAACATGTCAAATCTCTATAAGTGATGTGATATAATTGTTAAAAGTCATAAGTCTCTGAAAATCATATTATTGTAATTGGATTTATCTCAATTTGGGCTATAAAATAAGGTTGAACATGCCAAAGATGGTTCACGGGCATCGTCTTCTGGTTTCGGGAGAGATCTGAAATCGAATTATGTCTCCCACATGATCATTATTCGTTTAGCAGTTTGTCAAAAGTGAAAACTGAAAACATTCTCCTTTCCTGGCATGTGGCAGATGCGTCAACAGTGGTTGGAGTATCAACCCGGATTGATTGTCATAAGTAATTAAGGTGACAATGACTCGATGAGCTAAGGGCTATGTCTATGTGACTAAACTAAGACCAGGATTGTTTCTTGCCAGTTCTAGGTTATAATGTAGCATAGATGATCTAAGAAATCAGAATATCAGACCTAAAGTATTTCTGTTAACAGTAGAATTTAGATTATATTGCCACTTACTCTATAGAATTAGCCTTGGTTCGGTCATTGAGTTTTGAAAGGCTATCATAACAACTTACTTTTGTGACCTCGGAGCAAACCAAAACCATAAACACATCATAtcgattatttatttattttttttttttttgataactctggtatctggacagccacattcccaactatcccccgaaaggggtccagcgccccaacggaagggatgttaaatccgttgtggccaagactcgaacccgggtggcagtacagctgtacctcctttaccaccaagctaCGAGCGCTTGGTTCATATCGATTATTTGGTCGCTCAATTTAAGGTTTATCACAATTTTTCCAGAATAATTTACAATTTTCACTGGAGTACTTAACTATCCTCTATTTTAAGCATCGACAAAATCTTGGACGATGATACCAGTGTTCTACTTCTGTATTTCATACTGTTATGGATCTTGAGAAACTTTTTCATATTACACTACTCTTCCATATATTTAATGACATAATTCAAACTTAACCTATAAATCAATTAGATTATTTATAGTACGTACTATCTAGTGGttattaataataacaataCTGATCTTGTGATATCCACTCGTTTGCCCAAACTTAAAGTTCTTAAGTCGAATTTAAACATATGGAATGATTGTTCTTTGATAATTTGATTCTTCTTGCATCTCAACTATATCCCGATCAGATACACGTGTGCTGTGTGCAGTAACAATACCACACCCACGGGCCaaacataaattaattagttattttatCTTGTATTCACTACCGaggataattataaatttataataacaaacactgaaaattaaaaagaaaagagaaaccgTGTTAACTAAAAAACAATCATTGATATTTTATTCAATAcgacaaataaacaaattacaATAGATGGGAGTAGCACTCAAGCAAGGCGCTCTCGCGATACAACAAGAGTAAACAACACAAACTCATTGATGTTCATCATGAACTTCACCACTTCAAATAAGAGtacaaaagaaaacattacAATAAAAGATTTAAAGCTTTAATTTATCCGATTGATGTACGCATTGAGTTTAAGGGCATTGGAAGCCAGGTGGGGACTTTCTTTTGCACACATTGAGAAGCAAGCTTAGGTTGATGGGAAGGTTAATGTTAATGCCAAGAACGCTAGCCTTGAGGGCAGTGCAAAGACAAACCGCAGCTTCAAGATCGACCAAACCCTTTATGAGGCTACAACATGGAGTCACAGGAGGAGTTCCGAGAGTCACATCGTTCAACAAGTTTAGGGCGTTAACACAAACACCAAGCTTTAAGGTATCTTTAGGGCAAGTTCCCGTGGTGGTTGGTGTAGTTGGTGGGCTAGGTTTGTGTTTATTGTGTTTGCGTGGTGGAGGAGGACAATTGGTACTTCTGGTGGCTGTAGTGAGGGTGAAGAAAATGACGttaaagagaaggaagagagcaAGAGAGTCTTTAACAGCCATTGGTTACTGAGGGAGGGGGTAAAAAAGCCCTAAAACTTTCAAGTTGAGAAGTGGTGGAGAAAGTGAAGAGTGTTTAGTGTGTATTTATAGGGGAAGTGAATGGCTTGATAAGAGGACTAAATGCTATATATTATAAGCTAAATGATTTGATTCGTAATTgggtattttaaaatatttgtttggaCCGAGCACGTTATACCCTTACGGAATTTAGCTGGC
The Brassica napus cultivar Da-Ae chromosome A1, Da-Ae, whole genome shotgun sequence DNA segment above includes these coding regions:
- the LOC125578311 gene encoding pEARLI1-like lipid transfer protein 1, with the protein product MAVKDSLALFLLFNVIFFTLTTATRSTNCPPPPRKHNKHKPSPPTTPTTTGTCPKDTLKLGVCVNALNLLNDVTLGTPPVTPCCSLIKGLVDLEAAVCLCTALKASVLGININLPINLSLLLNVCKRKSPPGFQCP